One Mycolicibacterium crocinum DNA window includes the following coding sequences:
- a CDS encoding PaaI family thioesterase: MNNETRVVDVDRGEAVFAPLTRSVQQLIDATIRTEVDEDTVVEARALIERATELLAAQQISGSFGVQPTTDGGTVAWGNVAIGLRNPVAPPLVLHDDADGSVYTDIDLGAAYEGPPGHVHGGVCALILDHMLGATAHQPGNPAFTGTLTVRYVRPTRLGRIHTEARVERHEGIKTFAVGHIADADGVVTVEAHGVFIRPGAR; the protein is encoded by the coding sequence ATGAACAACGAGACACGAGTCGTCGATGTGGATCGCGGCGAAGCTGTGTTCGCGCCCCTGACACGGTCGGTCCAGCAGCTCATCGATGCCACGATCCGCACCGAAGTCGATGAAGACACGGTCGTTGAAGCTCGTGCGCTCATTGAGAGAGCCACTGAACTGCTCGCCGCTCAGCAGATCTCCGGCTCATTCGGTGTGCAGCCGACAACTGACGGAGGCACGGTCGCGTGGGGCAACGTCGCCATCGGCCTCCGTAATCCGGTCGCTCCCCCACTGGTCCTACACGACGATGCGGACGGCTCGGTCTATACCGACATAGACCTCGGTGCTGCCTATGAAGGCCCTCCAGGACACGTCCACGGCGGGGTATGCGCTCTGATTCTCGACCACATGCTCGGCGCCACCGCACATCAACCCGGAAACCCCGCTTTCACCGGGACGCTCACCGTTCGTTACGTGCGACCCACTCGCCTCGGCCGCATTCACACCGAAGCTCGGGTGGAGCGTCACGAGGGCATCAAGACGTTTGCCGTCGGCCATATCGCCGACGCCGACGGCGTGGTCACCGTTGAGGCGCATGGTGTGTTCATCCGCCCGGGCGCCCGTTGA
- a CDS encoding ferredoxin — translation MAIRPDNRLDDAPMVPVACTRCGAGVQVRKSSWNQTSVQWTGPALSRCEERCSASQLAASGGRGLFLACSALNGSIVEAVKAGTVPVLDTAL, via the coding sequence ATGGCGATCCGCCCGGACAACCGCCTCGATGATGCGCCGATGGTTCCGGTGGCGTGTACGCGTTGCGGTGCCGGCGTCCAGGTGCGCAAGAGCAGTTGGAATCAGACCAGTGTGCAGTGGACCGGCCCCGCCTTGAGCCGATGCGAAGAGCGATGCAGCGCGTCGCAGTTGGCGGCGAGCGGCGGGCGCGGCCTCTTCCTGGCGTGCTCGGCTCTCAATGGCTCGATCGTCGAGGCCGTGAAGGCTGGGACGGTACCCGTCCTCGACACCGCACTCTGA
- a CDS encoding MCE family protein — MLTRFIRNQLIIFTIASIVSVTVMFLVYLQVPTLLGIGKMTVKLEMPETGGLYRFSNVTYRGVQLGKVTDVQATEQGAEATLTLDTSPQVPADVQARVLSVSAVGEQYVDLVPRSASGPYLRDGSVIAASNVTVPQAVGPMLDQASELLKSIPKQRLGDLLDNSYEGLNGSADDLSTLMDSSSRLAADFNGSADRLRTLVDDGRPLLDGQLASTDAIRTWAHSVAGVAGQLADNDPQVRGLLANGPGAADEASRLLNQIKPTLPVLLANLTTISQVAVTYHASLEQLLVLLPPDIAATQSMGGGPRNPTGMSLGDFTVVMNDPPACSVGFLPPSSWRSPEDLSDVDTPDGLYCKLPQDSPIGVRGARNYPCMGKPGKRAPTVEICNSDQPYEPLAMRQHATGAYPIDPNLIAQGIPPDDRTSFQDNIFGPLQGTPAPPPAPAPAGGASPVAPSAFTPAAGPGPSVAVTRYNPKTGQYVTPEGAVFQQSDLVAPGGTRSWKELLPTT, encoded by the coding sequence ATGTTGACGCGTTTTATCCGCAATCAGCTGATCATCTTCACGATTGCCTCGATCGTGTCGGTCACGGTCATGTTCTTGGTGTATCTGCAGGTTCCGACACTGCTGGGCATCGGCAAGATGACGGTGAAGCTGGAGATGCCGGAAACGGGCGGCCTATACCGGTTTTCGAACGTGACCTACCGCGGCGTTCAGCTTGGCAAGGTCACTGACGTGCAAGCCACTGAACAAGGTGCCGAGGCCACATTGACGCTCGACACCTCACCGCAGGTACCCGCCGATGTCCAGGCACGGGTCCTCAGTGTCTCGGCGGTCGGGGAGCAGTACGTGGACCTGGTACCCCGCAGTGCCTCAGGCCCCTACCTCCGGGACGGATCGGTGATTGCGGCGAGCAATGTCACCGTTCCGCAGGCGGTCGGGCCGATGCTCGATCAAGCCAGTGAGCTTCTGAAAAGCATTCCCAAACAGCGACTTGGAGATCTGCTGGACAATTCATACGAGGGATTGAACGGATCAGCCGACGATTTGAGCACGCTGATGGATTCGTCCTCGCGGCTCGCCGCTGACTTCAACGGCTCGGCCGACCGGCTCCGCACCTTGGTCGACGACGGCCGCCCGCTGCTGGATGGCCAGCTTGCCTCCACCGATGCCATCCGGACGTGGGCACACAGTGTCGCCGGCGTCGCCGGACAACTGGCGGACAACGATCCGCAGGTGCGGGGATTGTTGGCGAATGGGCCAGGCGCAGCCGATGAGGCTTCCCGACTGCTCAACCAGATAAAGCCAACTCTGCCGGTACTTTTGGCCAACCTCACCACCATCAGTCAGGTCGCCGTCACGTATCACGCTTCTCTGGAACAGTTGCTCGTGTTGCTGCCACCTGATATTGCCGCCACCCAGTCGATGGGCGGCGGACCGCGCAATCCCACCGGCATGTCACTTGGTGACTTCACTGTCGTGATGAACGATCCACCCGCCTGCAGCGTGGGATTCCTACCGCCGAGCTCGTGGCGGTCCCCTGAGGATTTGTCGGACGTCGACACCCCGGACGGGCTCTACTGCAAGCTGCCGCAGGACTCACCCATCGGTGTTCGCGGCGCCCGCAACTACCCGTGCATGGGCAAGCCGGGCAAGCGCGCTCCCACGGTGGAGATCTGCAACAGCGACCAGCCTTACGAGCCGCTGGCCATGCGCCAGCATGCGACCGGTGCATACCCGATCGATCCGAACCTGATCGCGCAGGGGATCCCGCCCGACGACCGAACGAGTTTCCAAGACAACATCTTCGGCCCGTTGCAGGGCACTCCGGCTCCGCCGCCGGCACCGGCGCCCGCCGGCGGAGCATCGCCGGTCGCGCCCAGCGCATTCACTCCCGCCGCGGGGCCTGGACCATCGGTGGCCGTCACCCGGTACAACCCGAAGACGGGTCAATACGTCACACCGGAGGGTGCGGTGTTCCAGCAATCCGATTTGGTTGCGCCAGGCGGCACCCGGTCGTGGAAGGAATTGCTGCCGACCACATGA
- a CDS encoding 3-ketosteroid-delta-1-dehydrogenase, with translation MIPTSHNTVPAGLTIANTEVDLLVVGSGTGLAAALAAHEQGLSVLVVEKSSHVGGSTARSGGALWLPASPVIAECGGVDTATRAQTYLDSVVAGSAPQERSAAYVKNLPATVEMLRRTTPMKLFWAKEYSDYHPEAPGGSAAGRTCECRPLNTSILGDYLPDLRPGIMEVSIPMPTTGADYRWMNLMSRVPRKGLPTILKRLAQGVGGLALGRRYAAGGQALAAGLFAGAIRAGVPIWLGTALKELTTDGDRVTGAVLEHSGTSVTVVVRRGVVLAAGGFDHSMDMRWKFQSESLGRNLSLGAESNTGDAIRIGQDIGADIALMDQSWWFPAVAPLPDAAPAVMLAERSLPGSFIVDQNGRRFANESADYMSFGQRVLQLEAAGTPVESMWIVFDQQYRNSYVFAAELFPRMPIPQAWYDAGIAVRADGFNELATKMGVPTDDFSATVARFNENAFAGEDPDFERGRSAYDRYYGDPTITPNPNLRPLVKGPYYAVKMVLSDLGTCGGLRADDRARVLREDGTVIGGLYAIGNTAANAFGNTYPGAGATIAQGLVYGYIAAQDAAART, from the coding sequence GTGATCCCGACCAGCCATAACACCGTCCCCGCCGGGTTGACCATCGCCAACACCGAAGTGGACCTCCTCGTCGTGGGGTCGGGCACCGGGCTCGCCGCCGCCCTGGCCGCTCACGAACAGGGCTTGTCGGTCCTCGTCGTGGAGAAGTCTTCGCACGTCGGCGGGTCAACTGCGCGGTCCGGTGGGGCGCTCTGGCTGCCCGCCAGCCCGGTCATCGCCGAATGCGGCGGGGTCGATACCGCGACCCGAGCGCAAACGTACCTCGACTCGGTCGTCGCCGGCTCCGCACCACAAGAGCGCTCGGCAGCGTATGTGAAGAATCTGCCGGCAACCGTTGAGATGCTTCGCCGCACGACGCCGATGAAACTGTTTTGGGCCAAGGAATACTCCGACTACCACCCCGAAGCGCCGGGCGGATCGGCGGCCGGACGAACATGCGAGTGTCGACCGCTGAACACGTCGATCCTCGGCGACTACTTGCCCGACCTCCGTCCGGGAATCATGGAGGTCAGCATTCCGATGCCGACGACCGGCGCGGACTACCGCTGGATGAACCTCATGAGCCGGGTACCCCGCAAGGGGTTGCCCACCATTCTCAAGCGGCTCGCGCAGGGAGTTGGCGGGCTCGCTCTGGGGAGGCGCTACGCCGCCGGGGGCCAAGCCTTGGCCGCCGGTCTGTTCGCCGGTGCGATTCGTGCCGGAGTTCCGATCTGGCTCGGCACCGCACTGAAGGAGCTGACCACCGATGGCGACCGCGTCACCGGCGCCGTGCTCGAGCACTCGGGCACCAGCGTCACTGTCGTCGTACGACGTGGCGTCGTCCTCGCCGCGGGCGGATTCGATCACAGCATGGACATGCGGTGGAAATTCCAATCCGAATCCCTCGGCCGAAATCTCAGTCTCGGTGCGGAATCCAATACCGGTGACGCGATCCGCATCGGTCAGGACATCGGCGCGGACATCGCGCTGATGGACCAGTCATGGTGGTTCCCTGCTGTCGCTCCCCTGCCGGACGCGGCTCCTGCGGTCATGTTGGCTGAGCGGTCGCTGCCCGGATCGTTCATCGTCGACCAGAATGGCCGGCGGTTCGCCAATGAATCGGCCGACTACATGAGCTTCGGTCAGCGCGTCCTTCAGCTGGAGGCAGCGGGGACGCCGGTGGAAAGCATGTGGATCGTCTTCGATCAGCAATACCGCAACAGCTACGTCTTCGCTGCTGAGCTGTTCCCCCGGATGCCGATTCCCCAGGCCTGGTATGACGCTGGAATCGCCGTTCGCGCAGACGGTTTCAATGAGCTGGCCACCAAGATGGGGGTGCCCACCGACGACTTCTCCGCGACGGTGGCCCGTTTCAACGAGAATGCGTTCGCCGGCGAGGATCCCGACTTCGAGCGTGGCCGCAGCGCATACGACCGCTACTATGGCGATCCCACCATCACCCCGAACCCGAATTTGCGGCCGCTGGTCAAGGGGCCCTATTACGCGGTGAAGATGGTGCTGAGTGATCTCGGGACCTGCGGCGGTCTACGCGCCGACGACCGGGCGCGTGTGCTTCGCGAAGACGGCACCGTGATCGGTGGTTTGTACGCTATCGGCAATACGGCGGCCAACGCCTTCGGGAACACCTATCCCGGCGCGGGGGCTACCATCGCCCAAGGCCTGGTGTACGGCTATATCGCCGCCCAAGACGCCGCGGCGCGGACCTAA
- a CDS encoding MCE family protein, translating into MTGLSKTIVKISIFGVVMMLLTGALFAIFGQFRSGSTNTYSALFADASRLKSGDSVRVAGVRVGTVSDVALQVDNKVVVTFDADRDVVLTSGTTAVVRYLNLVGDRYLELLISPGSGKVQPPGSRIPLDRTEPALDLDLLLSGLKPVVQGLNPQDVNALTNSLIQILQGQDGNIESLFARTSSFTSALADNGKTVQQLIDNLNTVVATISKDGERFSGTLDKLEKLISGLAADKDPIGEAISALDTGTASLADLLTQARPPLSGSINQLGRLAPLLDQDKARVDLALQKAPANYRKLVRLGAYGSWLNQYLCGLSVRVTDLQGQTAYFPWIIQHTGRCAEP; encoded by the coding sequence ATGACGGGCCTGTCGAAGACGATCGTCAAGATCAGCATTTTCGGCGTCGTCATGATGTTGTTGACCGGAGCCCTGTTTGCGATCTTCGGTCAGTTCCGCAGCGGGTCGACGAACACATACTCGGCCCTGTTCGCCGACGCGTCGCGCTTGAAATCGGGCGATTCGGTTCGGGTGGCCGGAGTCCGCGTCGGCACCGTCAGTGATGTCGCGCTGCAGGTCGACAACAAGGTGGTCGTCACGTTTGATGCCGACCGGGATGTCGTGCTGACGTCGGGGACCACAGCGGTCGTCCGGTACCTCAACCTGGTCGGTGACCGCTACCTGGAACTGCTGATCAGCCCTGGATCGGGGAAGGTTCAGCCGCCGGGCTCGCGGATACCGCTGGACCGCACCGAGCCTGCGCTGGATCTCGACCTTCTACTGAGTGGCCTGAAACCCGTTGTCCAGGGACTGAATCCGCAGGACGTCAACGCGCTCACCAACTCGCTGATCCAGATCCTGCAAGGTCAGGACGGCAACATCGAATCGTTGTTCGCCCGGACATCATCATTCACCAGCGCGCTGGCTGACAACGGTAAGACCGTGCAGCAATTGATCGACAACCTCAACACCGTCGTCGCCACGATCAGCAAAGACGGAGAGAGGTTCTCGGGAACCCTCGATAAGCTGGAAAAGCTGATCAGTGGCCTGGCCGCCGACAAAGACCCCATCGGAGAGGCCATCTCCGCTCTGGATACCGGCACCGCCTCGCTTGCGGACCTGCTGACCCAGGCGCGACCACCGTTGAGTGGCAGCATCAACCAGCTGGGCCGCCTGGCACCGCTGCTCGACCAGGACAAAGCCCGGGTGGATCTTGCGTTGCAGAAAGCACCCGCCAATTACCGAAAGCTGGTGCGACTGGGCGCATATGGGAGCTGGCTCAATCAGTATCTATGTGGCTTGTCCGTGCGAGTCACCGATCTACAGGGCCAGACCGCCTACTTCCCTTGGATCATCCAACACACTGGAAGGTGCGCCGAGCCGTAA
- a CDS encoding Rieske 2Fe-2S domain-containing protein produces MTTHAEADDIRLIEAGSVPTRFARGWHCLGLIRDFADGKPHQVNAFGQKLVVFRSEDGAVNVLDGYCRHMGGDLSQGTVKGNEIACPFHDWRWGGDGRCKSVPYSKRTPRLARTASWPTLQQDGMLFVWNDPERKAPPADVTIPRIDGATSDDWTDWHWYTTVVNTNCREIIDNVVDMAHFFYIHGSLPTHFKNIFEGHVATQYMNSAGRPDIGEPGETQMLGTTSVASYYGPSFMIDDLTYHYINVDHHTVLINCHYPIDANSFVLQYGIIVKKSAELPDDLAMQTAIGLGDFVKMGFEQDVEIWRNKTRIDNPLLVEEDGPVYQLRRWYEQFYVDVADVTPDMVDRFEFELDTTQPTAAWMKEVDANIAARAAASESVGG; encoded by the coding sequence ATGACGACGCACGCCGAGGCCGACGACATTCGCTTGATCGAGGCGGGGTCGGTACCTACCCGCTTTGCCCGGGGATGGCACTGCCTGGGGCTGATCCGCGATTTCGCAGACGGGAAGCCGCACCAGGTCAACGCTTTCGGCCAGAAGCTGGTGGTGTTCCGCAGCGAGGACGGTGCCGTCAATGTGCTCGACGGCTACTGCAGGCACATGGGCGGCGACCTCTCCCAGGGAACGGTGAAAGGCAACGAGATCGCATGCCCGTTCCACGACTGGCGGTGGGGTGGCGACGGCCGGTGCAAGTCCGTGCCCTACAGCAAGCGCACCCCGCGGTTGGCGCGCACCGCGTCGTGGCCGACCTTGCAGCAGGACGGGATGCTGTTCGTCTGGAATGACCCCGAGCGCAAAGCGCCGCCAGCCGATGTCACGATCCCCCGCATCGACGGTGCCACCAGCGACGACTGGACGGACTGGCATTGGTACACGACCGTGGTGAACACGAATTGCCGCGAGATCATCGACAACGTCGTCGATATGGCGCACTTCTTCTACATCCACGGATCGCTGCCCACCCATTTCAAGAACATCTTCGAGGGCCACGTGGCGACCCAATACATGAACAGCGCGGGCCGGCCAGACATCGGGGAGCCCGGTGAAACCCAGATGTTGGGAACGACATCGGTGGCGTCCTACTACGGACCATCGTTCATGATCGACGATTTGACCTACCACTACATTAACGTCGACCACCACACCGTCTTGATCAACTGCCACTATCCGATCGACGCCAATTCCTTTGTGTTGCAATACGGAATCATCGTGAAGAAGTCGGCCGAACTGCCAGACGACCTCGCCATGCAAACGGCAATCGGGCTCGGGGACTTCGTCAAGATGGGCTTCGAGCAGGATGTCGAGATCTGGCGCAACAAGACTCGGATCGACAACCCGCTCTTGGTCGAAGAGGACGGCCCGGTGTATCAACTGCGGCGCTGGTACGAGCAGTTCTATGTCGATGTCGCTGACGTCACGCCGGATATGGTCGACCGCTTCGAATTTGAGCTCGACACCACGCAGCCCACCGCGGCATGGATGAAAGAAGTAGACGCAAACATCGCCGCACGCGCGGCAGCGTCGGAATCAGTGGGGGGATGA
- a CDS encoding MCE family protein produces MLKYRGSSLIRSGFIGLVLIILVIVVGLQPERMMTWASAIRHQAVFAEAAGLTAGNDVVVAGIKVGTVSEVSLMRGDALVTFMVNGTVRLGSETTAHIRTGTLLGQRVLTLEPSGAGKLRSSDVIPLSRTGSPYSLTDSVNDFTANTADTNTATLNQALDTLSDTLDRVTPQLGPTFDGVSALSRMLNERNDSLAGLLDSASKVTGVLSQRSEQVNTLLLNANDLFGVLDQRRYALVNLLTNTSALSKQISGLVHDNEKTLAPALEKINSVTAMLQKNNDNIVKALNGLAKYQLTQAEAVNNGFYYNAFVGNLLPAQTLQPFLDYALGFRRGTDAGQPSDNAGPRAEFPFPRNGIPQPGQRWGQP; encoded by the coding sequence ATGCTCAAATACCGTGGATCCTCGCTGATACGGTCGGGCTTCATCGGCCTCGTCCTGATCATTCTCGTCATCGTCGTCGGATTGCAACCCGAGCGGATGATGACGTGGGCCAGTGCGATTCGGCATCAGGCGGTGTTCGCCGAGGCGGCCGGTCTGACAGCGGGCAACGATGTCGTTGTCGCCGGCATCAAGGTCGGCACTGTCTCGGAGGTGTCGTTGATGCGTGGCGACGCCCTGGTGACCTTCATGGTCAACGGCACGGTGCGACTGGGCTCGGAGACAACCGCGCACATCCGCACCGGAACGCTGCTCGGTCAGCGAGTGTTGACGCTCGAGCCCAGCGGAGCTGGAAAGTTGCGGTCCTCTGACGTCATTCCGCTATCACGCACCGGATCGCCCTATTCGCTCACCGATTCGGTGAACGATTTCACCGCCAACACCGCCGACACGAACACCGCGACGTTGAATCAGGCTTTGGATACGTTGTCCGACACTCTGGATCGCGTCACCCCGCAGCTGGGTCCGACTTTTGATGGTGTGAGCGCACTGTCGCGGATGTTGAACGAACGCAATGACTCGCTGGCGGGATTGCTCGACAGCGCCTCGAAGGTGACCGGTGTTCTCTCGCAGCGCAGTGAGCAGGTGAACACCCTACTTCTCAATGCCAACGACCTGTTCGGGGTGCTGGATCAACGGCGCTACGCCCTGGTGAATCTGCTGACCAACACCTCCGCGCTGTCCAAACAGATCAGCGGGCTGGTGCACGACAACGAGAAGACGCTGGCCCCGGCGCTGGAGAAGATCAATTCGGTGACCGCCATGCTGCAGAAGAACAACGACAATATTGTCAAGGCGCTCAACGGGTTGGCGAAGTATCAGTTGACCCAGGCGGAGGCCGTCAACAACGGCTTCTACTACAACGCGTTCGTCGGCAATCTGCTGCCGGCCCAAACCCTGCAGCCCTTCTTGGACTATGCGCTGGGCTTCCGGCGCGGCACCGATGCGGGCCAGCCATCCGACAATGCGGGACCCAGGGCGGAATTCCCGTTCCCCCGCAACGGAATACCTCAGCCCGGCCAGCGATGGGGACAGCCATGA
- a CDS encoding MCE family protein, which translates to MTSHTRVKVGTALLLAVLLVAGVAVLIRHSLAKPTTITAYFTSATAIYPGDDVRVSGVKVGTIKSIEAEPNQARVVLDVDHGVSIPADGKAIIVAQNLVGARFVQLAPSYRGSGPTMANGAVIGLDRTAIPVEWDEVKTQLMRLATDLGAANDASSTSVARFIDTAATALDGNGDKLRQTIAQLAGISRVLANRSGNIADIIKNLQTFVTALRDSNTQIVQFQNRLASVSSVVDGSRSDLDAALTDLSGAVVDVQRFIAGSRDQTAEQIQRLGDVTRKVADNKTTLENVLHVAPNAIGNSYNIYNPDTGSGIGAFALANFSNPVQVICSAIGAVSNATASETGKLCAQYLGPALRLLNFNYLPFPFNAYLGKSPSPENLVYSEPQLAPGGSGASVPPAEIPPSVSAYTGYNGDVPAPPGWGTPAGPAGSYAPNGLPADPQPALYPGAPVPPGVVSSPAAPPPSNLQGMLLPAEGAPSS; encoded by the coding sequence ATGACATCACACACACGAGTCAAGGTCGGCACGGCGCTGCTGCTGGCGGTGCTGCTGGTCGCCGGCGTCGCGGTGCTGATTCGCCACTCGCTTGCCAAGCCGACGACGATCACCGCATATTTCACCAGCGCGACCGCGATCTATCCCGGCGATGACGTCCGTGTGTCGGGCGTGAAAGTCGGCACGATCAAATCGATTGAGGCCGAACCGAACCAGGCCAGAGTCGTACTCGACGTCGACCACGGAGTGTCGATCCCGGCGGACGGCAAGGCGATCATCGTCGCCCAGAACCTCGTCGGTGCCCGCTTCGTCCAACTTGCGCCGTCCTACCGGGGGAGCGGCCCCACCATGGCGAACGGCGCGGTGATCGGCTTGGACCGCACTGCGATTCCGGTGGAGTGGGACGAGGTCAAGACCCAGCTCATGCGCCTGGCCACCGACCTGGGCGCGGCCAATGACGCGTCGAGCACGTCGGTGGCGCGCTTCATCGACACTGCGGCCACGGCACTCGACGGCAATGGCGACAAGCTGCGGCAGACCATCGCGCAGCTTGCCGGCATCAGCCGCGTCCTGGCCAACCGCAGCGGCAACATCGCCGACATCATCAAGAACCTCCAGACGTTTGTCACCGCACTGCGCGACAGCAACACCCAGATTGTCCAGTTCCAGAATCGGCTGGCCAGTGTGAGCAGCGTCGTGGACGGCAGCCGCTCGGATCTGGACGCCGCACTGACCGATCTGTCCGGCGCTGTGGTCGACGTCCAACGTTTCATCGCAGGCAGCCGCGACCAAACCGCCGAACAGATTCAGCGACTGGGTGATGTCACTCGCAAGGTCGCCGACAACAAGACCACGTTGGAGAACGTGCTACACGTGGCGCCCAACGCGATCGGCAACAGCTACAACATCTACAACCCCGACACCGGCAGCGGTATCGGCGCGTTCGCCTTGGCCAACTTCTCCAACCCGGTCCAGGTGATCTGCTCAGCAATTGGTGCGGTCAGCAATGCGACCGCATCGGAGACCGGTAAATTGTGCGCGCAGTACCTTGGGCCGGCACTGCGGCTGCTGAACTTCAATTATCTGCCGTTCCCGTTCAACGCCTATCTGGGCAAGTCGCCGAGTCCGGAGAACTTGGTGTACTCCGAGCCGCAACTGGCACCCGGGGGTTCGGGCGCGTCGGTCCCGCCTGCCGAGATCCCGCCGAGCGTGTCGGCCTACACCGGATACAACGGCGACGTTCCCGCACCGCCGGGATGGGGCACCCCGGCGGGCCCGGCGGGATCGTATGCGCCCAATGGTCTTCCCGCCGATCCGCAGCCGGCTCTGTACCCAGGCGCCCCGGTGCCGCCCGGTGTCGTGTCCTCGCCCGCCGCGCCGCCTCCGTCGAACCTGCAGGGCATGTTGCTCCCGGCTGAAGGAGCGCCATCATCATGA
- a CDS encoding MCE family protein, with product MIRDHSLRRLAVVTSCVAVSVSGCAFGGLNSQPLPGTAGRGSGAATYHVELANVGTLESNSPVLIGDVVVGSVGKMRARDGHADVEVSVNPGVVVPANAVAVVGQTSLLGSMHLALNPPLGQAPAGSLQPGATLGLNRSSTYPSTEQTLSALSVVVNGGGLGQIGDIVHEFNTALNGRQDQIRDLLGRLNDFVGMLAAQRDSINASIASLNRLADVFAGQRDVLTEALKRIPPALEVLIKEQPKITTALEKFRTFSDLATGLISDTQADLVRDLKNLEPTLRSLADVGPKLDTVLAYATTFPYTQNFIDRAIRGDYMNQFIVFDFTIPRLKRTLFLGTRWGQEGAKLVPAPGDPWYATYTYDPLNAPLTPKPADVAPIPPLVDPVPAPGPNPQAAPHDEGGQ from the coding sequence ATGATTCGAGATCATTCGCTGCGCCGGCTCGCGGTGGTGACATCGTGTGTGGCAGTGAGCGTGAGCGGGTGCGCGTTCGGCGGGCTCAATTCACAGCCTCTTCCTGGCACCGCTGGCCGCGGATCGGGAGCGGCCACGTATCACGTGGAGCTCGCCAACGTCGGCACGCTGGAATCGAATTCACCGGTGCTCATCGGTGACGTCGTCGTCGGGAGCGTCGGCAAGATGCGGGCGCGTGACGGCCATGCCGACGTCGAGGTGTCGGTCAATCCCGGTGTCGTCGTGCCGGCCAATGCGGTGGCTGTGGTCGGGCAGACCAGTTTGTTGGGGTCGATGCATCTGGCCCTGAATCCGCCACTCGGCCAGGCGCCGGCCGGCAGCCTGCAGCCGGGTGCCACACTCGGCCTCAACCGCTCGTCGACCTACCCCTCGACCGAGCAGACGCTCTCGGCCCTCTCGGTGGTCGTGAACGGCGGTGGCCTTGGCCAGATCGGCGACATCGTGCACGAATTCAATACCGCGCTCAACGGCAGGCAGGACCAGATCCGAGACTTGCTGGGCCGGCTCAACGACTTCGTCGGGATGCTGGCCGCTCAACGGGACAGCATCAATGCCTCCATCGCCTCATTGAATCGTCTGGCCGATGTGTTCGCGGGCCAGCGTGACGTGCTCACCGAGGCGCTCAAACGCATCCCGCCGGCGTTGGAGGTCCTGATCAAGGAGCAGCCGAAGATCACCACGGCGCTGGAGAAGTTCCGCACCTTCAGTGATCTGGCCACCGGCCTGATCTCCGATACGCAGGCCGACCTGGTGCGCGACCTGAAGAACCTCGAACCCACATTGCGCTCCCTGGCCGATGTGGGTCCTAAACTCGACACCGTGTTGGCCTATGCCACGACGTTCCCGTACACGCAGAACTTCATCGACCGGGCCATCCGTGGTGACTACATGAACCAGTTCATCGTCTTCGACTTCACCATCCCGCGGCTCAAGCGCACCCTGTTCCTGGGCACCCGGTGGGGTCAGGAGGGCGCCAAACTGGTTCCCGCGCCGGGCGATCCGTGGTATGCGACCTACACCTACGATCCGCTCAACGCGCCACTGACGCCCAAACCGGCCGACGTTGCGCCGATCCCGCCGTTGGTGGATCCCGTGCCTGCGCCGGGTCCCAATCCGCAAGCGGCACCGCACGACGAGGGTGGTCAGTGA
- a CDS encoding PadR family transcriptional regulator, translated as MTEPEPQSQPSLSATAWALLGMLSYETELSGYDIRKWIGWSMRYYYGSPAFSQIYSELKKLEKMGLLTSRVDGAGPRNRRLYKVTEAGMAAVTRWAREAPVEPPSLKHPAILRVTLGHLSDPASLKQMLQDHIAYIDDMQRDAAKEARWAAADPSWAYAKIALEWAERYYASERELTLRLIKDLDEAEAKFPKVGEGAKIPWPDPAYWYEIERKADAEES; from the coding sequence GTGACTGAACCCGAGCCCCAGTCCCAGCCGTCGCTGTCGGCGACGGCTTGGGCGCTGCTTGGGATGCTGTCGTATGAGACCGAGCTGTCGGGTTATGACATCCGCAAGTGGATCGGCTGGAGCATGCGCTACTACTACGGCAGCCCGGCATTCAGCCAGATCTATTCCGAACTGAAAAAGCTCGAAAAGATGGGGCTGCTCACCTCACGAGTCGACGGCGCCGGCCCCCGTAACCGTCGCCTCTACAAGGTCACCGAAGCCGGCATGGCGGCCGTCACCCGCTGGGCCCGCGAAGCCCCCGTGGAGCCACCATCGCTCAAGCACCCGGCGATTCTGCGGGTGACATTGGGCCACCTGAGCGACCCGGCCTCGCTCAAGCAGATGCTGCAGGATCACATCGCCTACATCGACGACATGCAACGTGACGCCGCCAAGGAAGCGCGATGGGCCGCCGCGGATCCGTCCTGGGCCTACGCCAAAATCGCTCTGGAATGGGCAGAACGCTACTACGCATCCGAGCGGGAACTCACATTGAGGTTGATCAAGGATCTCGATGAAGCTGAGGCGAAGTTCCCGAAAGTTGGTGAAGGCGCGAAGATTCCGTGGCCAGACCCGGCTTACTGGTACGAGATCGAACGCAAAGCCGACGCCGAAGAGTCTTAG